Proteins found in one Arvicola amphibius chromosome 18, mArvAmp1.2, whole genome shotgun sequence genomic segment:
- the Cd36 gene encoding platelet glycoprotein 4: MGCNRNCGLITGAVIGAVLAVFGGILMPVGDMLIEKTIKKEVVLEDGTIAYKNWVKTGTTVYRQFWIFDVQNPDDVATNSDKIKVKQRGPYTYRVRYLAKENITQDSEDNTVSFVQPNGAIFEPSLSVGTENDTFTVLNLAVAAAPHIYTNSFVQVVLNSLIKKSKSSMFQNRTLKELLWGYKDPFLSLVPYPISTTVGVFYPYNDTVDGVYKVFNGKDNISKVAIIDSYKGKRNLSYWPSYCDMINGTDAASFPPFVEKSRVLRFFSSDICRSIYAVFGSDVNLKGIPVYRFVLPAKAFASPLQNPDNHCFCTETVVSNNCTSYGVLDIGKCKEGKPVYISLPHFLHASPDISEPIEGLNPNEEEHRTYLDVEPITGFTLQFAKRLQVNILVKPARKIEALKNLKRNYIVPILWLNETGTIGDEKAEMFRSQVTGKINLLGLVEKALLGVGAVMFVAFMISYCACRSKNGK, encoded by the exons GAAGTTGTCCTTGAAGACGGAACAATTGCTTACAAAAACTGGGTTAAAACAGGCACCACTGTTTACAGACAGTTTTGGATCTTTGATGTGCAAAATCCAGATGATGTGGCGACGAACAGTGACAAAATCAAAGTGAAACAGAGAGGTCCTTACACATACAG AGTTCGTTACCTAGCCAAGGAGAACATAACTCAGGATTCTGAGGACAACACTGTCTCTTTTGTACAGCCCAACGGAGCCATCTTTGAACCTTCGCTGTCTGTTGGAACTGAGAACGACACCTTCACAGTTCTCAATCTGGCTGTGGCA GCTGcgccacatatatacacaaactcaTTTGTTCAAGTTGTGCTCAACTCACTTATCAAAAAGTCCAAGTCTTCCATGTTCCAAAATAGAACCTTGAAAGAACTGCTGTGGGGCTACAAGGATCCATTTCTGAGTTTGGTTCCATATCCTATTTCTACCACAGTTGGTGTGTTTTATCCT taCAATGATACTGTAGATGGAGTGTACAAAGTTTTCAATGGAAAGGATAACATAAGCAAAGTTGCCATAATtgattcttacaaaggaaaaag GAATTTGTCCTATTGGCCAAGTTATTGCGACATGATTAATGGCACAG ATGCAGCCTCTTTCCCACCTTTTGTTGAGAAGTCTCGGGTGCTGCGGTTTTTCTCCTCTGACATTTGCAG GTCCATCTACGCCGTGTTTGGGTCTGACGTTAACCTTAAAGGAATCCCCGTGTACAGATTTGTCCTCCCAGCCAAGGCCTTTGCGTCACCGCTCCAGAATCCAGACAACCACTGTTTCTGCACGGAAACCGTCGTCTCCAACAACTGTACATCATACGGTGTGCTAGACATTGGCAAATGCAAAGAAG GAAAACCTGTGTACATTTCCCTCCCACATTTCCTGCATGCAAGTCCTGATATTTCAGAACCTATCGAAGGCTTAAATCCAAATGAAGAAGAGCATAGGACATACTTGGATGTGGAACCT ATAACTGGATTCACTCTACAATTTGCAAAACGACTGCAGGTCAACATACTGGTCAAGCCAGCCAGAAAAATCGA AGCATTGAAGAATCTGAAGAGAAATTATATTGTACCTATACTTTGGCTTAATGAG ACTGGAACTATTGGCGATGAGAAAGCAGAAATGTTCAGAAGTCAAGTGACTGGGAAGATAAATCTTCTTGGGCTGGTTGAAAAGGCCTTGCTTGGGGTTGGAGCGGTGATGTTTGTTGCTTTTATGATTTCATACTGTGCTTGCAGATCCAAGAATGGAAAATAA